The proteins below come from a single Dinghuibacter silviterrae genomic window:
- a CDS encoding M56 family metallopeptidase, whose product MLLNSLCWTLVHSLWEGLLAALFAGAVLLLTRRSSAAIRYRLLTWIFFAFVAGVGITLAWELSRTEAGAFASVAVATVPPGHVGPTASSAASSAASFAAAARATQPAAHTPAAVEAMIRAFSAFCDTHALLIVSIWFVILLGKLLQTGWSLTYVRRIRRNNVRPPKAPWPGRLRELAELLGLRRPVTLLESGLVRVPMVVGHLKPIILVPMGILTRLPQDQLEAVLLHELAHIHRRDYLVNLLQGVVEAFLFFNPFVWWLSALIREEREHCCDDIAIAATRNKTQFINALVAFQEYSLSAPAYAVAFPGRRYYLLDRVKRIVNNRNKTLNAMEKLFLSGCLVVAACLTLAFTPLGHHFSTRSSRDTVPPTAPVPPAAVPNPPAAAPVPPTVAPVPSLGAPAPPVEPPIPPAGAPIAAAPAAPAPPAGVLTPAPPLHPAVDTTPGWTAFPPLSSDEFQGGSFRGSMQSQDNRITFVRGIWNNGDTYKYYMGNKKIVRENGVTTAFYIDGQKVPDNELDQHKEEIDRIIATLEAEAKKGASLSINNNQADQTVLTADRISMAGTGQNMSGSGVSMSGNWVSTSGTGVTTRGNFSENTNKTEAVMHLDNQDDRINIATQPIIQDILDQKLATDPKNLSFTLDHERLRINGVTQPKPVFEYFRNKYIQDKGDSYTYSRKGHSISSMVSRNSSN is encoded by the coding sequence ATGTTGTTGAACTCCCTTTGCTGGACACTCGTCCACTCCCTTTGGGAAGGGCTCCTCGCCGCCCTTTTTGCAGGCGCCGTCTTGTTGCTGACCCGCCGGTCCAGTGCGGCGATCCGTTATCGACTGCTGACGTGGATCTTTTTCGCCTTCGTGGCGGGGGTGGGGATCACCCTGGCGTGGGAGCTTTCCCGGACGGAAGCCGGCGCCTTTGCGTCCGTCGCCGTGGCCACCGTCCCCCCCGGACACGTCGGCCCGACCGCATCTTCTGCTGCGTCCTCCGCGGCCTCCTTTGCGGCGGCTGCCCGCGCGACGCAGCCTGCAGCCCATACCCCGGCCGCCGTCGAGGCAATGATCCGGGCCTTTTCCGCATTTTGCGACACCCATGCCCTCCTCATCGTCTCCATCTGGTTCGTCATCCTGTTGGGAAAGCTCCTGCAGACCGGTTGGTCGCTCACCTATGTACGGCGCATCCGGCGCAACAACGTCCGTCCCCCGAAGGCTCCCTGGCCCGGGCGGCTCCGGGAACTGGCGGAACTGCTGGGGCTCCGGCGACCGGTTACCCTCCTGGAATCCGGGCTTGTCCGGGTTCCCATGGTCGTGGGTCATCTAAAGCCCATCATCCTCGTCCCCATGGGGATCCTGACCCGGTTGCCGCAGGACCAATTGGAAGCCGTCCTCCTACACGAACTGGCCCACATCCACCGGAGGGACTACCTCGTCAACCTCCTGCAAGGTGTGGTAGAGGCTTTTCTTTTCTTCAATCCTTTTGTCTGGTGGCTATCCGCCCTCATCCGGGAAGAACGCGAACATTGTTGTGACGACATCGCCATCGCCGCCACCCGGAACAAAACCCAGTTCATCAACGCCCTCGTCGCCTTCCAGGAATACAGCCTGTCGGCGCCGGCCTACGCCGTTGCCTTCCCCGGCCGCCGCTACTACCTGCTGGACCGCGTGAAACGCATTGTCAACAACCGCAATAAAACGTTAAATGCCATGGAAAAACTTTTCTTATCCGGCTGTCTTGTCGTGGCGGCCTGCCTGACCCTCGCGTTTACGCCGCTGGGGCATCACTTCAGTACCCGGTCGTCGAGGGATACCGTGCCGCCCACGGCACCGGTACCCCCGGCCGCCGTGCCCAACCCGCCGGCGGCGGCGCCCGTTCCGCCGACGGTGGCGCCTGTTCCGTCGCTGGGTGCGCCGGCCCCGCCGGTCGAGCCTCCGATTCCACCTGCCGGGGCACCGATCGCCGCCGCGCCCGCGGCTCCGGCTCCGCCCGCCGGGGTCCTGACGCCCGCGCCGCCACTGCACCCTGCCGTCGACACTACACCCGGATGGACGGCCTTCCCACCCTTATCCTCCGATGAATTTCAAGGCGGCTCCTTCCGCGGCAGCATGCAATCGCAAGACAACAGGATCACCTTCGTACGCGGCATCTGGAACAACGGCGACACTTACAAATACTACATGGGCAACAAAAAAATCGTCCGCGAAAACGGGGTCACCACGGCCTTCTACATCGACGGCCAAAAGGTTCCGGATAACGAGCTGGACCAGCATAAAGAAGAAATCGACCGTATAATCGCTACCCTGGAAGCGGAGGCAAAAAAAGGCGCCAGTCTGTCCATCAACAATAACCAGGCTGACCAGACCGTGCTCACCGCGGACCGCATCAGCATGGCCGGCACCGGGCAAAACATGTCCGGCAGCGGGGTCAGCATGTCCGGCAACTGGGTCAGCACGTCGGGAACCGGGGTTACCACCCGCGGCAACTTTTCTGAAAACACGAATAAAACAGAGGCCGTCATGCATCTCGACAACCAGGACGACAGGATCAACATTGCCACCCAACCCATCATCCAGGATATCCTCGATCAAAAATTGGCGACCGACCCAAAGAACCTTTCTTTTACCCTGGACCATGAACGGCTGCGCATCAACGGCGTCACCCAACCGAAGCCGGTTTTTGAATACTTCCGCAACAAATACATACAGGATAAAGGAGACAGCTACACCTACAGCCGCAAGGGGCACAGCATCTCCAGCATGGTCAGCCGGAACAGCAGCAATTGA
- a CDS encoding BlaI/MecI/CopY family transcriptional regulator yields the protein MKGKLTPEPTKAELEILQVLWQHGPSTVRFVNDTLNEQKRSVQYTSTLKQMQIMVEKGLLGRDESNMKHVYRPLEEEQKTKGALLERFVDSMYNGSPSSLLIQLLGNKKASKKELQAIKDFINQLDKEL from the coding sequence ATGAAAGGCAAACTCACCCCCGAGCCCACGAAGGCGGAGCTGGAAATCCTCCAGGTCCTGTGGCAACACGGCCCCTCTACCGTCCGCTTTGTCAACGACACCCTCAACGAGCAGAAACGGAGCGTGCAATACACGTCCACGCTCAAACAGATGCAGATTATGGTAGAAAAGGGCCTGCTCGGACGGGATGAGAGCAACATGAAACACGTCTACCGTCCCCTGGAAGAAGAACAAAAAACAAAGGGTGCCCTCCTGGAACGCTTTGTGGATTCCATGTACAACGGGTCCCCGTCCAGCCTGCTCATCCAGCTGCTGGGTAACAAAAAGGCGTCCAAAAAGGAGCTCCAGGCCATCAAAGACTTTATCAACCAGCTCGACAAAGAGCTTTAA
- a CDS encoding HesB/IscA family protein, translating to MITVSPNAKAYIHELMETEHKGADSFVRVGVKGGGCSGLEYQLSFDNTEKEGDQVFEDKGVKVVVDMKSLLYLYGTELDYAGGLNGKGFVFNNPNATRTCSCGESFAV from the coding sequence ATGATCACGGTATCGCCTAACGCAAAAGCATATATCCACGAATTGATGGAGACAGAGCACAAGGGAGCGGATTCATTCGTCCGGGTAGGGGTGAAGGGTGGCGGTTGTTCCGGTTTGGAGTACCAGCTGTCCTTTGACAATACAGAAAAGGAGGGTGACCAGGTGTTCGAAGACAAGGGGGTAAAAGTGGTCGTCGACATGAAAAGCCTGCTGTATCTCTACGGGACGGAGCTGGACTATGCCGGGGGCCTGAACGGAAAAGGGTTTGTTTTCAATAATCCCAACGCGACACGGACGTGTAGCTGCGGGGAAAGCTTTGCAGTGTAA
- the sufB gene encoding Fe-S cluster assembly protein SufB: protein MSNENDILLEELANREYEFGFVTDIDMEVAPLGLSEDTVRFISAKKGEPEWLLEWRLKAYHAFLKSPMPAWQNFTLPDIDFQEASYYAAPRQKAKYQSLEEVDPELLATFEKLGIPLTEQKMLAGVAVDAIFDSVSVATTYKKQLADLGIIFCSLGEAVQEHPDLVRQYLGSVVPHSDNVFAALNGGVFSDGSFVYIPKGVRCPMELSTYFRINAENTGQFERTLIIADEGSYVSYLEGCTAPRRDTSQLHAAVVELIALENAEIKYSTVQNWYPGDKDGKGGIYNFVTKRGICKGARSKISWTQVETGSAITWKYPSVILQGDRSTGEFYSVAVTKGKQIADTGTKMHHIGKDTKSRIISKGISAGEGQNSYRGLVQVGGKADNARNFTQCDSLLIGDRCGAHTFPYIESRNPSAMVEHEATTSKIGEDQLFYLNQRGIDTEKAVALIINGYAKEVLNQLPMEFAVEAQKLLSITLEGSVG, encoded by the coding sequence ATGAGCAATGAGAACGATATATTATTAGAGGAGCTGGCCAACCGGGAGTACGAGTTCGGTTTTGTGACCGATATCGACATGGAGGTGGCTCCCTTAGGGCTCAGCGAGGATACGGTGCGTTTTATTTCCGCCAAAAAAGGTGAACCGGAATGGTTGCTGGAATGGCGTCTGAAGGCCTACCACGCCTTTCTGAAGTCACCCATGCCGGCCTGGCAGAACTTCACGCTCCCGGACATCGATTTCCAGGAGGCGTCTTATTACGCCGCCCCCCGTCAAAAGGCCAAGTACCAAAGCCTGGAGGAAGTTGACCCGGAGCTGCTGGCGACCTTTGAAAAGCTGGGTATACCGCTGACCGAGCAGAAGATGCTGGCAGGGGTAGCCGTGGACGCTATCTTCGACAGTGTGTCGGTAGCAACGACCTATAAAAAGCAGCTGGCCGATCTGGGGATCATCTTTTGCTCCCTGGGCGAAGCCGTTCAGGAGCACCCGGACCTGGTGCGTCAATACCTGGGGTCGGTCGTGCCGCACTCGGACAACGTTTTTGCCGCCCTCAACGGGGGCGTTTTTTCCGACGGTTCTTTTGTGTACATACCCAAGGGCGTCCGCTGTCCCATGGAATTGTCCACGTATTTCCGGATCAACGCGGAAAATACGGGTCAGTTCGAGCGCACCCTGATCATTGCCGACGAAGGCAGCTATGTGAGCTACCTGGAAGGGTGCACGGCTCCGCGCCGCGACACCAGCCAGCTCCACGCCGCCGTGGTGGAACTGATCGCCCTGGAAAACGCCGAGATCAAATATTCCACGGTCCAGAACTGGTACCCGGGAGACAAAGACGGCAAGGGCGGGATCTACAACTTCGTGACCAAGCGCGGCATCTGTAAAGGCGCCCGCTCCAAGATATCCTGGACCCAGGTCGAAACCGGGAGCGCCATCACCTGGAAATATCCCAGCGTGATCCTCCAGGGAGACCGGAGCACCGGTGAATTTTATTCGGTCGCGGTGACGAAGGGCAAACAGATTGCCGACACCGGGACCAAAATGCACCACATCGGAAAGGATACCAAAAGCCGGATCATCTCCAAGGGGATTTCCGCCGGCGAAGGCCAGAACAGCTACCGGGGCCTGGTCCAGGTAGGGGGTAAGGCCGACAATGCGCGCAACTTCACGCAGTGCGACTCGCTTTTGATCGGGGATCGCTGCGGGGCCCATACTTTTCCTTATATAGAATCACGCAATCCTTCCGCCATGGTGGAACACGAAGCCACCACGTCGAAGATCGGGGAGGACCAGCTGTTCTATCTGAATCAAAGGGGGATCGATACGGAGAAGGCGGTGGCGCTGATCATCAACGGTTACGCCAAGGAAGTCCTGAACCAGCTCCCCATGGAGTTTGCCGTAGAAGCCCAGAAATTATTGTCGATCACACTGGAAGGAAGTGTGGGTTAA
- the sufC gene encoding Fe-S cluster assembly ATPase SufC has protein sequence MLSIKNLHAEVEEKQILKGINLQVNAGEVHAIMGPNGSGKSSLASVLAGRENYHVTEGEVTLDGKDLLDMAPEIRAREGVFLAFQYPVEIPGVSNINFLKTALGEIRAYRGQPALDAREFLRLSKERQALVEFDAKLVNRSLNEGFSGGEKKRNEIFQLAMLEPKLAILDETDSGLDIDALRIVSAGVNKLRSSDNAFIIITHYQRLLDYIVPDFVHVLYDGRIVRSGTKELALELEEKGYDWLKEEAVV, from the coding sequence ATGCTCAGTATTAAGAATTTACACGCAGAAGTAGAAGAAAAGCAGATCTTAAAAGGCATCAACCTGCAGGTCAATGCAGGGGAAGTGCACGCCATCATGGGGCCCAACGGCTCCGGCAAAAGTTCCCTGGCCTCTGTCCTGGCCGGTCGCGAAAACTATCACGTCACCGAAGGGGAAGTCACCCTGGACGGCAAGGACCTGTTGGATATGGCGCCCGAAATCAGGGCCCGGGAAGGTGTTTTCCTTGCATTCCAATACCCCGTGGAAATCCCCGGGGTGTCCAATATCAACTTCCTGAAAACGGCCCTGGGGGAGATCCGTGCCTATCGCGGACAGCCTGCGCTGGACGCCCGGGAGTTCCTCCGTTTGTCCAAAGAGCGCCAGGCCCTGGTGGAGTTTGACGCCAAGCTCGTCAACCGTTCGCTCAATGAAGGCTTTAGCGGGGGGGAAAAGAAACGCAACGAAATCTTCCAGCTGGCGATGCTCGAACCGAAGCTGGCCATCCTTGACGAAACCGATTCCGGTCTGGACATCGACGCCCTCCGCATCGTCAGCGCCGGGGTCAACAAGCTGCGTTCTTCCGACAACGCATTTATCATCATCACGCACTACCAGCGGCTGCTGGATTATATCGTTCCGGACTTCGTGCACGTATTGTATGACGGCCGGATCGTTCGTTCCGGTACCAAGGAGCTGGCCCTCGAACTCGAAGAAAAAGGCTACGATTGGTTGAAAGAGGAGGCGGTTGTATGA
- the sufD gene encoding Fe-S cluster assembly protein SufD, whose amino-acid sequence MSASVLYDQLIAQYEPGRSEARDKAFAAFKAKGLPTIKDEDWRFTNPAPYLKDAYRTDVPCHGADKDALRECLDRCKVEGWDAYQVVLVNGCLDATLSVLPEDVTVMPLSKAPDGFHTIETGTYPFADLNAALYKNGLFIEVRAGSRPSKPLHVIHLYSADTPAFYMPRHLVVLHRQAELHFMESSACTNGSAPVLVNDVLECTLEDGAQLTHYVLQSGRTGERMISHTQVTQGRDSRYDNVKLCLPEADLLRNQLNVVLNGTGSECHLYGLYLPGDNQVVDNHTVVDHRQPNCESNELYKGVLQGNAKAVFNGKIFVRRPAQKTNAFQQNNNLLLGDKALVHSKPQLEIFADDVKCSHGSTIGQFNPESLFYLRARGIGEEMAKELLVQAFGADITDRVSSEAVQRHLAKYLVKERPVIHAQDVPHVEHI is encoded by the coding sequence ATGAGCGCAAGCGTGTTATATGACCAATTGATCGCGCAGTACGAACCGGGGCGGAGCGAGGCGAGGGATAAGGCCTTTGCCGCGTTCAAGGCCAAGGGGCTACCCACGATAAAGGATGAGGACTGGCGTTTTACCAATCCCGCGCCTTACCTGAAGGACGCTTACCGGACCGATGTGCCGTGTCACGGGGCCGACAAGGATGCCTTGCGCGAATGTCTCGACCGCTGCAAGGTCGAGGGCTGGGACGCCTACCAGGTGGTCCTGGTCAATGGATGCCTGGACGCGACGCTGAGCGTGTTGCCCGAGGACGTGACGGTGATGCCGCTCTCGAAGGCCCCGGATGGTTTTCACACGATCGAGACGGGGACCTACCCGTTTGCGGACCTAAACGCCGCGCTGTATAAGAACGGTTTGTTCATCGAAGTGCGAGCGGGGAGCCGGCCTTCCAAGCCCCTCCACGTGATCCATTTATATTCGGCAGATACACCCGCCTTCTATATGCCGAGGCATTTGGTGGTGCTCCATCGCCAGGCCGAGCTCCATTTCATGGAGTCTTCCGCCTGTACGAACGGAAGCGCCCCGGTCCTGGTCAACGACGTGCTCGAATGCACCCTGGAAGACGGCGCGCAACTGACCCACTACGTCCTGCAAAGCGGCCGCACCGGGGAACGCATGATCAGCCACACCCAGGTTACCCAGGGCCGCGACAGCCGCTATGACAACGTCAAGCTCTGTCTGCCCGAGGCCGACCTGTTGCGGAACCAGCTGAATGTCGTCCTGAACGGCACGGGTTCCGAGTGCCACCTCTATGGGCTCTACCTCCCTGGTGACAACCAGGTGGTCGACAACCACACCGTGGTGGATCACCGTCAACCCAACTGCGAAAGCAACGAATTGTATAAAGGGGTTCTGCAAGGGAATGCCAAAGCGGTCTTCAACGGCAAGATCTTTGTCCGGAGGCCCGCGCAAAAGACCAACGCCTTCCAGCAAAACAACAACCTTTTGCTGGGGGACAAGGCCCTCGTGCATTCCAAACCCCAACTGGAAATCTTCGCCGACGACGTCAAGTGCAGCCACGGCTCGACGATCGGGCAGTTCAACCCCGAGTCCCTGTTTTACCTCAGGGCCAGGGGCATCGGCGAAGAAATGGCAAAGGAACTCCTGGTACAGGCTTTTGGCGCCGACATTACGGATAGGGTCTCCTCCGAAGCGGTGCAAAGGCACCTGGCAAAATATTTGGTGAAGGAGAGACCCGTAATCCACGCGCAAGATGTCCCACACGTTGAACATATATGA
- a CDS encoding aminotransferase class V-fold PLP-dependent enzyme, which produces MSHTLNIYEPLSIEAIRAEFPILQTTVYGYPLVYLDNAASTQKPSVVLEALDEYYKTINANVHRGVHHLSQLATDAFEEARRKVAAFINAAHDYEIIFTRGTTNGINTISSTFGRAFLKPGDEVLISAMEHHSNIVPWQMACEYYGAKLKVIPMTDRGELELDEYSRLLNSGRVKIVAVTYVSNSLGTVNPVRDMIRQAHAAGIPVLVDAAQAVQHILIDVQDLDADFLVFSSHKIYGPTGIGVLYGKEAWLNKLPPHEGGGEMIKTVSFGKTTYNDLPFKFEAGTPDMSGAIGLKAALDYVDSIGIDRIQLAEEALLTYALDALSTVPGIRFVGEAEHRAGAISFLLGKHHPFDVGELLDKQGIAVRTGHHCCQPVMDRLDIPGTVRASFSVYNTPSDVDRLVAALVKSGRMLG; this is translated from the coding sequence ATGTCCCACACGTTGAACATATATGAGCCCTTGTCGATAGAGGCCATCAGGGCCGAATTCCCGATCCTGCAAACGACCGTCTACGGGTATCCGCTGGTATACCTGGACAATGCGGCCAGCACGCAAAAACCCTCGGTCGTCCTGGAAGCCCTGGACGAATACTACAAGACGATCAACGCCAACGTGCACCGGGGTGTACACCACCTCAGCCAGCTGGCGACCGACGCCTTTGAAGAGGCCAGGCGCAAGGTGGCCGCGTTTATCAACGCCGCCCACGATTACGAAATTATTTTTACCCGGGGGACCACCAACGGGATCAATACGATTTCCTCCACCTTTGGCCGTGCATTTTTAAAGCCGGGCGACGAAGTGTTGATTTCCGCGATGGAGCACCACTCCAACATCGTGCCCTGGCAAATGGCCTGTGAGTATTACGGGGCGAAGCTGAAGGTGATCCCCATGACCGATAGGGGAGAGCTCGAACTGGACGAATATAGCCGCTTGCTCAACAGCGGCCGCGTGAAAATCGTCGCCGTGACCTACGTGTCCAACAGCCTGGGTACTGTCAATCCCGTGCGGGATATGATCCGCCAGGCGCACGCCGCCGGTATACCTGTATTGGTGGACGCCGCCCAGGCGGTACAACATATACTGATAGACGTCCAGGACCTGGACGCCGACTTCCTGGTTTTCTCCAGCCATAAGATCTATGGTCCCACCGGGATCGGGGTGCTCTATGGCAAAGAAGCCTGGTTGAACAAGCTGCCCCCGCACGAGGGCGGTGGCGAAATGATCAAAACGGTTTCCTTTGGGAAAACGACTTACAACGACCTGCCCTTCAAATTCGAAGCCGGTACCCCGGACATGTCCGGTGCCATTGGGCTAAAGGCGGCGCTCGACTACGTGGATTCGATCGGTATCGACCGCATCCAGCTCGCGGAAGAGGCCCTGCTTACCTATGCCCTCGATGCGCTGTCCACCGTGCCCGGTATCCGTTTTGTCGGCGAAGCCGAACACCGTGCAGGTGCCATTTCATTTTTATTGGGGAAGCACCATCCCTTCGACGTGGGCGAGCTCCTGGACAAACAGGGCATCGCCGTCCGCACGGGTCACCACTGCTGTCAGCCGGTGATGGACCGCCTGGACATCCCCGGGACGGTAAGGGCTTCCTTCAGCGTGTACAATACCCCGTCCGACGTCGATCGCCTGGTGGCCGCGCTGGTTAAATCCGGGAGGATGCTGGGATGA
- a CDS encoding SufE family protein: MTIQEEQDAIVEEFSYFDSWDDKYQFIIDLGKGLPMIDPQYKVDENLIRGCQSRVWLHASVEDGKLWFTADSDALITKGLVSMVVRVLTGHTPKEIVDADIFFIDAIGLRSHLSPTRSNGLLSMLKQIKAYALAYTLKNQTS; encoded by the coding sequence ATGACCATACAAGAGGAACAAGACGCCATCGTCGAAGAGTTTTCTTACTTCGATAGTTGGGACGATAAGTATCAGTTCATTATTGACTTGGGTAAAGGCTTGCCGATGATTGATCCCCAGTACAAAGTGGACGAAAACCTGATCCGTGGGTGCCAGTCGCGCGTATGGCTTCATGCATCGGTGGAAGACGGTAAGCTGTGGTTCACCGCCGACAGCGACGCCTTGATCACCAAGGGACTCGTATCCATGGTCGTGCGGGTACTTACCGGGCACACCCCCAAGGAAATCGTGGACGCCGACATCTTCTTCATCGACGCCATCGGGCTCCGCAGCCATTTGTCGCCCACGCGGTCCAACGGGTTGTTGTCGATGCTCAAACAGATCAAAGCCTACGCGCTCGCCTATACCCTCAAAAACCAGACGTCATGA
- a CDS encoding metal-sulfur cluster assembly factor translates to MSETAQSLILRERIEAALRTVFDPEIPVNVFDLGLVYGIDISDEGNVKVTMTLTAPACPAAPEILFDAESKIREVEGVADVHMNLTFDPPWTKDMMSEEAKLELGFL, encoded by the coding sequence ATGAGTGAAACGGCCCAATCCCTGATCCTGCGGGAGCGGATAGAAGCGGCCCTGCGCACGGTGTTCGATCCCGAGATCCCCGTGAACGTATTCGACCTTGGACTGGTATATGGCATCGATATATCGGACGAGGGCAACGTAAAGGTCACCATGACCCTGACGGCCCCCGCCTGTCCCGCCGCCCCCGAAATCCTTTTTGACGCCGAAAGCAAGATCAGGGAGGTGGAAGGCGTCGCCGACGTGCACATGAACCTGACCTTCGATCCCCCCTGGACAAAAGACATGATGAGCGAGGAAGCGAAGCTCGAACTCGGCTTTTTATGA
- a CDS encoding helix-turn-helix domain-containing protein, with translation MTDIPRYQLEEYRPLHRAGNDHIPYPIPGLELYSSKGLTPPPMVPARCAFYRVSLVLVGEVEIQIGLDIHQHRAPSVCFTYPNQVFFKRGFSEGTQGYYILFTENFLDELVPSVRMPSEFPFFNPDGHPLFQLEDVDVFTGHILRIQQEMQEDRPGRVKAAQMHLYLLLLEAKRSYERQQLGVSPVVGDLVARFRRLVGQHYREKRQVADYASLLAVTPNHLGRVVREATGRTPSDLIRDLLLLEAKSLLRLTGQSVSEIAYQLEFSDPATFGRFFRKETGMTPLDYREMQD, from the coding sequence ATGACCGATATACCCCGTTACCAGCTGGAGGAATACCGCCCCCTGCACCGGGCGGGGAACGATCATATTCCTTACCCCATTCCTGGTCTCGAACTCTATTCCAGCAAGGGATTGACACCACCACCCATGGTGCCTGCGCGTTGTGCCTTTTACCGGGTAAGCCTCGTCCTTGTCGGAGAGGTGGAGATACAGATCGGACTGGATATCCACCAACACCGCGCACCTTCTGTATGCTTCACCTATCCCAACCAGGTTTTTTTCAAACGCGGTTTTAGCGAGGGCACCCAGGGATATTATATCCTGTTCACCGAAAACTTTTTGGATGAACTCGTCCCTTCCGTAAGGATGCCTTCTGAATTCCCATTTTTTAACCCGGATGGCCACCCCCTGTTCCAATTGGAAGACGTCGACGTCTTTACCGGGCACATCCTCCGGATTCAGCAGGAAATGCAGGAAGACCGCCCCGGCAGGGTGAAAGCGGCGCAGATGCACCTGTACCTGCTCCTGCTCGAAGCCAAGCGAAGCTATGAACGCCAGCAACTCGGTGTTTCGCCCGTGGTCGGCGACCTCGTGGCTCGTTTCCGCCGCCTGGTCGGCCAACACTACCGGGAAAAACGCCAGGTAGCCGACTACGCCTCCCTGCTTGCCGTTACCCCCAACCACCTCGGCCGCGTCGTCCGGGAAGCCACCGGCCGCACGCCTTCCGACCTCATCCGCGACCTGCTGCTCCTCGAAGCCAAGTCGCTCCTGCGGCTGACCGGTCAGTCCGTGTCCGAGATCGCCTATCAGCTTGAATTCAGCGACCCCGCCACCTTCGGGCGGTTTTTCCGGAAAGAAACCGGGATGACACCCCTCGACTACCGCGAGATGCAGGATTAA
- a CDS encoding SDR family oxidoreductase has product MNNTLSNQKIVLAGASSGIGLASARLLASEGADVTITGRDPQKLAASGLSSAVVDSRNREELDAFFAGIGSFDHLVVSLASRRGLGPLAQLSLADVREGFEEKFFAVAHTVQAALPYVTGSITVLSAVSASARMPGTSGIAAVNGALEIMVPIWARELAPVRVNAVSPGVIDTPWWDFLPAADRAAAFAQYSLQIPLKRVGRAEEIADVVRSLVGATYVTGRVIVADGGLG; this is encoded by the coding sequence ATGAACAACACACTTTCCAACCAAAAGATCGTCCTTGCCGGTGCCTCTTCCGGCATCGGACTCGCCTCTGCCCGCCTCCTTGCTTCGGAAGGCGCTGACGTCACCATCACCGGCCGCGACCCCCAAAAGCTCGCCGCTTCGGGTCTTTCTTCGGCCGTCGTCGACAGCCGCAACCGGGAGGAACTCGACGCGTTTTTTGCGGGCATTGGTTCTTTCGACCACCTCGTCGTATCGCTGGCCTCCCGTCGCGGGCTGGGCCCCCTGGCACAATTGTCTTTAGCCGACGTGCGTGAAGGTTTTGAGGAAAAGTTTTTTGCCGTCGCCCACACGGTCCAGGCCGCCCTTCCATACGTCACCGGCAGCATCACCGTGCTGAGCGCCGTCTCCGCCAGCGCCCGCATGCCCGGCACCTCCGGCATCGCCGCCGTCAACGGCGCCCTGGAGATCATGGTACCCATCTGGGCCCGCGAACTCGCACCCGTCCGCGTCAATGCCGTGTCGCCCGGCGTGATCGATACGCCCTGGTGGGACTTCCTGCCGGCTGCTGATCGCGCGGCGGCGTTTGCGCAATATTCTTTGCAGATTCCCTTGAAGCGCGTGGGACGCGCAGAGGAGATCGCCGACGTCGTACGCTCTCTCGTCGGAGCGACCTATGTGACGGGAAGGGTCATCGTGGCGGACGGTGGGCTGGGGTAG
- a CDS encoding helix-turn-helix domain-containing protein has translation MSPSEKPYRLLRQQMDQQLKPLIAAGPNLIPPGGWIRPLRMAIRMTQQQLADRMSISRQAARQIEQREQTGALSLATMKAVAQAMDMEFIYGFIPKEGNLEDHLDRQALKAARAQAPSYTDMMVRKLANSMKEKPLPSIWGGRRYWFRR, from the coding sequence ATGAGCCCATCAGAAAAACCCTACCGGCTCCTCCGCCAACAGATGGATCAGCAGTTGAAACCACTCATAGCAGCGGGCCCCAACCTTATTCCCCCGGGAGGTTGGATACGCCCGCTGCGGATGGCGATCCGTATGACGCAACAACAACTGGCGGATCGGATGTCTATCAGCAGGCAGGCGGCGCGACAGATCGAACAACGCGAGCAGACCGGCGCCTTGTCGCTCGCTACGATGAAGGCCGTGGCGCAGGCGATGGACATGGAATTCATTTATGGTTTTATCCCAAAAGAAGGAAACCTTGAAGACCATCTGGACAGGCAAGCGTTGAAAGCGGCGCGGGCACAGGCGCCGAGCTACACGGATATGATGGTGCGCAAGCTGGCCAACAGTATGAAGGAAAAGCCTCTGCCGAGTATTTGGGGAGGCAGGAGATACTGGTTTCGGAGGTAG